A window of Garra rufa chromosome 16, GarRuf1.0, whole genome shotgun sequence contains these coding sequences:
- the lbx2 gene encoding transcription factor LBX2 encodes MTSSSKDMKAGSVLQSSGEERRRGPLDQLPPPANSNKPLTPFSIEDILNKPSVKKSVGSLCPPRVLEKVTGSSASRNGISAPSSPLCALEELASKTFKGLEVSVIQAAEGREHLNAFGQRQASKKRRKSRTAFTNHQIYELEKRFLYQKYLSPADRDQIAQQLGLTNAQVITWFQNRRAKLKRDLEEMKADVESLKKIPPQTLQKLVAMEDMEDPHGGSGPISPSLSPRAFPQSPSSSRGQTTDEFSEEDEEIEVDD; translated from the exons ATGACCTCCAGCTCTAAAGACATGAAGGCAGGCTCCGTTTTGCAGTCCAGCGGCGAGGAGAGGCGGCGGGGTCCCTTGGACCAACTCCCACCTCCGGCCAACTCCAACAAGCCTCTTACCCCGTTCAGCATTGAGGATATCTTAAATAAACCCTCCGTCAAGAAGTCCGTCGGTAGTCTGTGTCCTCCGCGCGTACTAGAGAAAGTGACCGGCTCGAGCGCGTCTCGGAACGGGATCAGCGCTCCGTCCTCGCCGTTATGCGCTCTGGAGGAGCTGGCGAGCAAAACATTTAAGGGACTGGAAGTCAGCGTTATACAAGCTGCAGAAG GTCGTGAACATCTCAACGCCTTCGGCCAAAGACAGGCCTCCAAAAAACGACGGAAGTCCCGCACGGCCTTCACCAACCACCAGATCTACGAGCTGGAAAAGCGCTTTTTGTACCAGAAATACCTGTCACCGGCCGACAGAGACCAGATCGCACAGCAGCTGGGTCTGACCAACGCGCAGGTCATCACCTGGTTCCAGAACCGACGGGCCAAGCTCAAGAGAGACCTGGAGGAGATGAAGGCAGACGTGGAGTCTCTCAAGAAAATCCCACCACAGACGTTGCAGAAACTGGTGGCCATGGAGGACATGGAAGACCCTCACGGTGGCTCGGGGCCCATTTCTCCCAGCCTATCCCCAAGAGCCTTTCCACAGTCCCCGTCCTCGTCCAGAGGCCAAACCACAGACGAGTTCTCAGAGGAGGACGAGGAAATCGAGGTGGACGATTAA
- the pcgf1 gene encoding polycomb group RING finger protein 1 has product MAEQGPMAIAMRLRNQLQNVYKLDPLRNEEEVKIKIKDLNEHIVCYLCAGYFIDATTITECLHTFCKSCIVKYLQTSKYCPMCNIKIHETQPLLNLKLDRVMQDIVYKLVPGLQESEDKRIKEFYQSRGLERIIQPSGEDSVPDNTGLPYTSFDHSKAHFYRYDEQVSLCLERQSSSFSGKDKNKLTLQQKFVRCSVRAEVRHLRKVLCHRLNVEKHQVQMLFNNESLPDHMTMKRLWLSHWFGKAQPLVLHYAIKDKRTR; this is encoded by the exons ATGGCGGAACAAGGTCCGATGGCGATAGCTATGCGGCTAAGAAATCAGCTGCAGAACGTCTACAAGCTCGACCCTTTAAGGAACGAG GAAGAAGTTAAAATAAAGATAAAGGACCTAAATGAACACATCGTGTGCTACCTCTGTGCGGGATACTTTATCGACGCAACCACCATCACAGAATGCCTCCATACGT TCTGTAAAAGTTGCATTGTGAAGTATCTCCAGACCAGCAAGTATTGTCCGATGTGTAACATCAAAATCCACGAAACGCAGCCTTTGCTGAATCTAAAGCTGGACAGAGTTATGCAAGACATCGTCTACAAACTAGTCCCAGGTCTACAAGAAA GCGAAGACAAACGAATTAAAGAATTCTATCAGTCACGAGGTCTTGAACGAATCATACAGCCGTCTGGAGAAG ATTCGGTTCCAGATAATACAGGATTACCCTACACAAGCTTTGACCACTCCAAAGCTCATTTCTACAGATATGACGAGCAGGTCTCTTTATGTTTGGAAAGGCAAAG CTCATCATTTTCTGGGAAGGACAAAAATAAATTAACTCTACAG CAGAAATTTGTACGTTGTTCGGTCAGAGCTGAGGTACGACATCTGAGGAAAGTGTTATGTCATCGACTTAACGTGGAAAAACATCAG GTCCAGATGTTATTCAATAACGAATCTCTCCCAGATCACATGACCATGAAGCGTCTCTGGCTGTCTCACTGGTTTGGAAAG GCACAACCACTGGTACTCCATTATGCTATAAAAGACAAACGGACAAGATAG